Proteins from one Streptosporangium becharense genomic window:
- a CDS encoding plasmid replication, integration and excision activator — protein MAIHGPIPVTFEQVFPHGCYIVGEIEQVKDFDASSGGRTVFAKDKTTGELIWQVAVMDADPNVKAGQKTVSVKLLSPVQPVVPPALPGLPFVPVEFDGMTVTPYVAQNTGRLAYSIRATALRAPRTTGTPVKQNGAVKEAAA, from the coding sequence ATGGCCATCCACGGCCCCATCCCCGTCACCTTCGAGCAGGTCTTCCCGCACGGCTGCTACATCGTCGGCGAGATCGAGCAGGTCAAGGACTTCGACGCCTCCTCCGGCGGACGCACCGTGTTCGCCAAGGACAAGACCACCGGCGAACTCATCTGGCAGGTCGCCGTCATGGACGCCGACCCGAACGTCAAGGCCGGGCAGAAGACCGTCTCGGTCAAGCTCCTGTCCCCGGTGCAGCCGGTCGTCCCGCCCGCGCTGCCGGGGCTGCCGTTCGTGCCGGTCGAGTTCGACGGCATGACCGTCACTCCCTACGTCGCGCAGAACACCGGCCGCCTGGCCTACTCCATCCGCGCCACCGCGCTGCGCGCTCCCCGCACCACCGGCACTCCGGTCAAGCAGAACGGCGCGGTCAAGGAGGCCGCGGCATGA
- a CDS encoding GntR family transcriptional regulator, protein MSVSGEEYAPPKYAQIVTAIRNKIADGTYPPGSQLPSETQLIREFAVSRPTVVRALQVLQLRGFIDREHGKGSYVKAAPPVAEDDFSRPARAVLDRAEAVQGGSVVEAGACPAPAHVAAALALPEGTPVVMRRVLLSDGTDPCELITFWCPIELAEGTDLGKAVPLSAGIRQHMQAVKGLRLDHVTERLAARHPSREERELLGLETTAAVLGVVARVFAANRLVMLIEVALPGVLHELEDTYAL, encoded by the coding sequence ATGTCTGTTTCCGGGGAAGAGTACGCTCCTCCGAAGTATGCGCAGATCGTCACGGCGATTCGGAACAAGATCGCTGACGGTACGTATCCGCCGGGTTCTCAGCTGCCGTCGGAGACACAGCTGATCCGGGAGTTCGCGGTCAGCCGTCCCACCGTGGTGCGGGCGCTTCAGGTGTTGCAGCTGCGCGGTTTCATCGATCGCGAGCACGGCAAGGGCTCGTATGTGAAGGCGGCTCCGCCGGTGGCTGAGGATGACTTCTCCCGGCCGGCCCGCGCCGTGCTCGATCGCGCCGAAGCGGTGCAGGGCGGTTCGGTGGTCGAGGCGGGGGCGTGTCCGGCTCCGGCGCATGTGGCCGCGGCGCTGGCCCTGCCGGAGGGGACGCCGGTGGTGATGCGCCGGGTGCTGCTGAGCGACGGCACCGACCCGTGCGAGCTGATCACTTTCTGGTGTCCGATCGAGCTGGCCGAGGGGACCGATCTGGGCAAGGCGGTGCCGCTGTCGGCGGGCATTCGCCAGCACATGCAGGCGGTCAAGGGGCTGCGGCTGGATCACGTCACCGAGCGGCTGGCGGCGCGTCATCCGTCCCGGGAAGAGCGGGAGTTGCTGGGCCTGGAGACGACGGCGGCGGTGCTGGGCGTGGTGGCGCGGGTGTTCGCGGCGAACCGGCTGGTCATGCTCATCGAGGTGGCGCTTCCCGGGGTGCTCCATGAGCTGGAGGACACCTACGCCCTGTGA
- a CDS encoding GntR family transcriptional regulator produces the protein MAELPLPDLDPTSDRAVFRQIADHIRTVIEQGVLAEGDKVPSEARLMQHYGVARMTIRNALQVLQGEGLTVAEHGRGVFVRSHPPVRRLASDRFARRHREQGKAAFIAETEGAGGKPSVDSIAITEERASADVAERLGLSSEDQVIRRSRRYLINGQPVETAVSYIPAQIARGTRIEQPDSGPGGIYARLEELGHRLDHFVEEIRSRMPLRDEVRALKLAPGVPVFHLVRTAYDTDGRAVEVCDTVMSSDAYVLSYELPAR, from the coding sequence GTGGCCGAGCTGCCGTTGCCGGATCTAGACCCGACCAGTGATCGGGCCGTCTTCCGGCAGATCGCCGACCACATCCGTACCGTGATCGAGCAGGGTGTCCTCGCCGAAGGCGACAAGGTGCCCTCGGAAGCTCGGCTCATGCAACATTACGGGGTCGCGCGGATGACCATCCGCAACGCGCTCCAGGTCCTCCAGGGTGAAGGACTGACCGTGGCCGAGCATGGGCGGGGTGTCTTCGTCCGTTCGCATCCTCCGGTGCGGCGGCTGGCCTCCGACCGGTTCGCGCGTCGCCATCGCGAGCAGGGCAAGGCGGCGTTCATCGCGGAGACGGAAGGGGCCGGCGGAAAGCCGTCCGTCGACTCCATCGCGATCACCGAGGAGCGGGCGTCGGCGGATGTGGCCGAGCGGCTTGGACTCTCCTCGGAGGATCAGGTGATCCGGCGGTCGCGCCGGTATCTGATCAACGGTCAGCCGGTGGAGACGGCGGTGTCGTACATCCCGGCGCAGATCGCCCGAGGTACGCGGATCGAGCAGCCGGACAGCGGTCCGGGTGGGATCTACGCCCGGCTGGAGGAGTTGGGTCACCGGTTGGACCACTTCGTGGAGGAGATCCGGTCCCGGATGCCGCTGCGCGACGAGGTGCGGGCGCTGAAGCTGGCTCCCGGTGTTCCGGTGTTTCACCTGGTCCGCACGGCGTATGACACCGACGGTCGTGCCGTGGAGGTGTGTGACACGGTGATGTCCAGTGACGCCTATGTGCTCTCGTACGAGCTGCCTGCGCGATAG
- a CDS encoding NUDIX hydrolase — MDHHNTHSVSVAGVIIDDQGRALLTQRRDNGHWEAPGGVLERDEDITAGLLREIREETGLEVEPVTLTGVYKNMARGIVALVFRCKVIGGHLTETDETRAFRWVTAEEVRELASEAFAIRVLDAMHHDQPPAIRHHDGTRLLGTPQLHE; from the coding sequence ATGGATCACCACAACACGCACTCGGTCAGCGTGGCCGGTGTGATCATCGACGACCAGGGCCGCGCGCTCCTCACCCAACGCCGCGACAACGGCCACTGGGAAGCACCCGGCGGAGTCCTGGAACGCGACGAGGACATCACCGCCGGCCTGCTCCGCGAGATCCGCGAAGAGACCGGCCTGGAGGTCGAACCCGTCACCCTGACCGGCGTCTACAAGAACATGGCCCGCGGCATCGTCGCCCTGGTCTTCCGCTGCAAGGTCATCGGCGGCCACCTCACCGAAACCGACGAGACCCGCGCCTTCCGCTGGGTCACCGCCGAGGAGGTCCGGGAACTCGCCTCCGAAGCCTTCGCCATCCGCGTCCTCGACGCCATGCACCACGACCAGCCGCCGGCCATCCGCCACCACGACGGTACCCGCCTGCTCGGAACGCCACAGCTTCACGAGTGA